Proteins co-encoded in one Aspergillus fumigatus Af293 chromosome 6, whole genome shotgun sequence genomic window:
- a CDS encoding proline dehydrogenase family protein, producing MKASRRPLRALSCMPTTYPTPRYVSGTSNAKSSIAATPATSLLHQVPPSPKKEATSPLAKLPLSSVLRSLMILSVSSSSLLLKPCIYTLSVLAHPKTPLLDVAKNPLLNMLVKHTIYKQFNAGENKLEVQQSIRDIKNLGYRGVLLGYAKEVLVGESNVSPRDEKAAREEVQAWLDGTLQTVDMAQEGDFVALKFTGMGVQALDLLQKKAAPSPFMDEAIQRVCDLAISRNVRLLVDAEEQAVQPGIENWTMKYQKYCNSQTPGRAIFYNTYQAYLCSTPATLARHLEIARQEGYTLGVKLVRGAYLKTEPRHLIWSTKEETDACYDGIVEALLTRQYNSMLKPASVEHTTELPPVNVIIATHNRDSVRKAHALRLQQASKGEDKGVDLSYAQLQGMADEVSCELLEGFQSPEPTGKNSFVESPNVYKLLTWGSVKECMGFLLRRAVENTEAVGRTKQSQEAMFAELKRRARQAFRLSN from the exons ATGAAGGCATCCCGCCGTCCTTTGCGGGCTCTGTCTTGCATGCCCACGACTTATCCTACTCCCCGATATGTCAGCGGCACGAGCAACGCGAAATCATCCATCGCAGCGACACCGGCTACTAGCCTGTTGCATCAAGTTCCTCCATCCCCCAAGAAGGAGGCAACCTCGCCGCTCGCAAAACTGCCTCTCTCCTCTGTCCTGCGGTCCTTGATGATCCTCTctgtttcttcatcctcgcttTTACTGAAGCCATGCATCTATACCCTTTCCGTGTTGGCGCATCCCAAAACGCCTCTTCTCGATGTTGCCAAAAACCCCCTGCTGAACATGCTTGTCAAGCACACCATCTACAAGCAGTTTAACGCGGGAGAAAACAAGCTGGAAGTTCAACAGTCCATTCGCGATATCAAGAATCTCGGCTACCGAGGCGTCCTTCTGGGTTACGCCAAGGAGGTCTTGGTTGGAGAGAGCAACGTCAGCCCTCGCGATGAAAAGGCCGCTCGCGAAGAGGTTCAGGCGTGGTTGGACGGAACTCTGCAGACCGTGGATATGGCGCAGGAAGGCGATTTCGTCGCTCTGAA ATTCACTGGTATGGGTGTCCAGGCATTGGACCTCTtgcagaagaaggccgctCCCTCTCCATTTATGGACGAGGCAATTCAGCGGGTTTGTGACTTGGCTATTTCCCGTAACGTTCGTTTGCTCGTCGATGCCGAGGAGCAGGCAGTGCAGCCCGGAATCGAGAACTGGACCATGAAGTACCAGAAGTACTGCAATTCGCAGACACCTGGCCGTGCCATCTTCTACAACACCTACCAGGCCTATTTGTGTTCGACCCCCGCCACTCTCGCCAGGCACCTGGAGATCGCCCGTCAGGAAGGCTACACGCTGGGTGTGAAGCTGGTCCGTGGCGCCTATCTCAAGACCGAGCCTCGCCATTTGATCTGGTCGACCAAGGAGGAAACCGACGCTTGCTACGATGGCATTGTTGAAGCCCTTCTCACCAGACAGTACAACTCCATGCTCAAGCCCGCGTCCGTGGAACACACGACCGAACTCCCCCCCGTTAACGTTATCATCGCCACACACAACCGTGATTCCGTCCGCAAGGCACACGCGCTGCGTCTCCAGCAAGCAAGCAAGGGTGAGGACAAAGGCGTGGATCTCTCGTACGCTCAGCTCCAGGGTATGGCGGACGAGGTCAGCTGCGAGCTGTTGGAAGGCTTCCAGAGCCCCGAGCCCACTGGCAAGAACTCGTTCGTGGAGTCGCCTAACGTGTACAAGCTTCTCACATGGGGATCCGTCAAGGAATGCATGGGATTCCTGCTCAGACGGGCCGTCGAGAACACCGAGGCCGTCGGGCGCACCAAGCAGTCGCAGGAGGCCATGTTTGCTGAACTCAAGCGCAGAGCCCGCCAGGCCTTCCGTCTAAGCAACTGA